The Apium graveolens cultivar Ventura chromosome 3, ASM990537v1, whole genome shotgun sequence sequence GTCTCAATTGATGTTCTACATGCATACTCAAGAATTTGTCTAAGTTTAAAATTTTCGGGATAGCACAACCTTTGCAAAGAATGCCCCTGCAACAATCAAAAGACTGATAGTCATCCCAGAGGAGGAGACCTGCAACAAACAATACAAGATCAGTGAGCTGTCTGTCATAATAACTTCTGGAAAAAAACATAATCTTTGTACAAACTCACAATAAGCAGAATCCTACGACCCGTTTTGTCCACCAAAGAGGTAGAAACTGCAGTAGCTATCACCTGGCAAGTAAATAAGCTCGTTCATTGTCACATACTGTACTGAACAAGCAAGTATTTCATTTTTAGGAAAAAGTGTGCATGATGTACCTGAATAGCACCAAGTCCAAAAGTAGCAACATTGCTTGATTGAATCCCTGCAATTCAGTCAAATATTAGGTGTCATGCTTGAATTAAAATTACAAACTCTCCCATTAAATACCGAATTCGTAACTGGAAAATAATATGCATAAATACAAAGGTTAAAGTGATTTTTACGGCATTTTAAAAACaccaaattaaaaaaatattataaacaTTTGGTGGAAGCAAGAGAATTTTTTTAGTGGCTTGTTTCCAACTtctattttaaaatatatattttttaaaaggTTATCCAACAGCTACAGTTTACGATATAATACTTCAAATAAAGGATTAACTAATTCATACTACATGATAATTTTGGAGCCTGCACTAACAAAAATGATGGCTTATgcataaatacatatatattaaaaCTCACCAGCAGATTCAAAAATTGTACTTGAATAGAAAAGAACACCATTAATTCCGGTTAGCTGTTGAAAGACAAGCAACCCAATTCCTATCTGCATAATAATTATCAATATTTGCACGTGCATTCTATCCTATTATTTAAATTATCATGTCAACGGAAATTAAATGCCACAAATGGAATTCATGCTAAAATGATACAAGGTTCTGTAATTACCATTAGAGGAAACCAATATTTTCTTTGTTTGAGGTCCCCAAAACGGATTGCATTTCTTCTACTTGTTGATGACACAGCCCTCTGCCCATTAAAATCACccataaattatttattattttcaaagAAAATGACTTTGAGTTTTATATTGTGACAAGTTCTTTACTGAGATATGAACATCTCAACAACAAAATGGCGTTTATTTGGAAGATTGATTTTCTTGAGCAGAAGTACATGCATCAGTCAAAATTGGTGTCTAAGCATGGCGTTTTAAGAAAAATTCACCTTAATTTCATTCACTTCAACAGAAATGTCAGTATCAAAACCACGAAGAACTTGCAAAGAAGATTCAAAATCATCTGTCATACCCATTTTGGCCTGGATTTTGTAAAGAAGTGATTCAGTGACtaaaataatacatatatatgtatatatataaatcagcatgaaagacaaagaaatccttctgagaaactcACCAACCACCGTGGCGATTCTGGGATAAAGAAGAGTCCAGGAATCAGTACAAGACAAGGCAAAGTTCCTGCCATGGACAAACAGTTTATTTGTTTGCTTTTAAGTCACATTCTTCATGCATACACATATTTGAAATGAGGAtagactatagcagatattaaatAATACGCAGGAAACAAATAGAATTTCTAATCTATGAGGGAATAGATCTTTGAGTAGGAAAATAAGAAATTGTTTCCTATAGATACCTAAAACTGCAAGCACCCTCCAATTAGCAAACAGTCCCAGCAAATAAGACAGCATAATTCCAATTGTAACTGAAAGCTACACaacaaaaattcaagaaaaaatcATCACACAAGTGAAATGATAGCAGCACATACTATAATATTTAAGAGAATAAATATGTATTAAACTCAACACACCTGGTTCACTGATCCCAACCCTCCTCTAAGGTTTTGAGGTGCTATCTCAGCTATATATACAGGAACCTACAATTAAAGTGAGACGTATATGCTCTATCAATATATTTTCCTCACATTATCCTCTCCATACAGCATATAGAAAAAAGTTATAACATTACCACATAAGAGATGATTCCAACACCAAATCCCTCCAGCAACCTTCCCATGTACAGAAATGAAGAATCCTAAGAAAGTCACATTAAAAAAAAGTTGACATTTTAAACATAATATAAAATAGTATGCAACTTTAAAAAGTGTAGTAGAGCATAGACTAATACAGAATCTCACTTTGGCAAATGATATTGCCAGCCAACCGATAATATTTGGTATAGCGGCAATCATTAAAGACTGCAAATCAACAGAACAAAATATTGTCAACTAATGACAGCATTTATCCAAAGCTAACCAACATTAAAATATCACAACATTTTTCTGATCAAACAATTTACCCCTTTACGACCCATATACTCTGCAATCTGACCGCTAGCTATTGCCCCCACCATTGCACCCACATTTGATAATGAACCAAATAATGAGAACTGAGTTAAAAAATATAGTTAGTGAAAATACTGAACAAAACTGACAAAATATCGAAGGCAGCATAAAATCATCTGTACCTCAGACACAGTAAGTCCAAGATCACTAGATATAGCAGCTTGCGTGGGTGAAGAATAACCAGCCTACATATGGAATTAAATGCCATCAACAAAGTCAAGAACCTAACAAATATAAAAACAATACCAAAAGAAATACTTGAACCACATATCAATTTAACAACTTGTAACCAATAAAAAGCCAATTTTCAAACAAtccaactcttgcttttgatctCTGAGCTTGAAACATTTCAGTTAAATTTTCTTTCTTTAAGTACTTCGCAACAAACCACTttagcaaataaaaaaaattaaagaaccCTTGGTTCAAATTTTCAAGATTTCACTTGCATTAAATTGTAAAAAGAATACCACAATACACTAACCACATATTATTAATCCAAAAGCTTGTTACCGATAATATGATCACTAAGCTTGATACATTATACTTAAATTTTCTTTCTTTTAGTACTTGGCAACAAATCACCTTAgcaaataataaaatttaaaaacccTTGGTACAAATTTTTAAGATTCTACTTGCATTAATCAAGAAACCAACCCATTCATTATCTATCATCAAAATCAAATCTTTAACACATGGGCTCtcttaaaatatcataaaaaatgaaagagaaaagagaaaagagaaaTTTACAGTGAAACCAAACTGGATAGGGCCCAAAGCAACAATAAGAACACAAGCAAGAACAGAGATGGAGCTGTCACGAATGGCCTGTGAAGAGCCCATCATACTGGACTGGCGTGAGCCCATTCTATACCAACTTCCTGTGTGTAAAAATGGCTTTCTTAGATCTCTTCCATCTTCACTATCCTCTCTGAAACTCATCTTGTTCTGTTCGACTCAAATCAAATCAAACACTCAAACAAAGATCTTGGCTATAGTATTTTTTAGTACAACTAATGATGTAGATGTTGTATGGACATGTGTGTATTATTTACGTGTATTAAATTGAACAAAACAAAGACAGGGAGTTGGATGAGGATCAAATAAAAGCCATTATTAGATATTTTCACGTTCGGGTCCTGCTGCTTATTCATactaaataattattatattttgcTAATAAGTCTTATTCAGTTATTCATAATTTATTGCCCACTTAAATCCACAGCGTGTACTTGTAGTAGCCAATTGTGTACTCGATTTTCTTAAAATTTAGCAAATTGTATACTTTCATCAAATATAACTAACATAATAGCATGTACGAGCGCAGATCCTTCTCTAGTAGTCATCAGAATATAATTTTTAATGTGAgatattaaatttaaaaaaaattattttgtacCATGTAAGCTGAATGTGGAAGAAGTAGGATGAAACCAGAAGCTTAAAGTTGCAATTATTCATGACATATAATTACATTTATATATCTTTTTTTTTACGGAAAgaaaaataaattgtaaaatatAAAATTCTAAAGTATAGATGTAGAATATATAATATCTTTTAATATTAAAAGGAAAAATATTTTTGTGCACGATTCAGGATCAtcctatttttttctttttcaacttCGTACAAAAATCATTATTATCGTCAATTTTTGTAAGTGGTAAGCACTACAAAACACACGTGACAGTGTATTTCTCAAAATGTTGAATAACGAAATATATTTATGATTTAATCATTTAAACTTGGAATGCACAAAGTTTCGGAATGATATTCTTGATATAACATCTAGTATTTTATGATATTTTCAGTGTGTTAAATATTAAACTGGTCACTGAAATGGAGCCCATATATCATTTTGTTCACAGATCTCAACAAGTTATCATTTGCAATCACTTAAGGTATTCTAATTATCAATTTTTTCAgctttcaattttataaaaagtgtaaatatatttaaaattttaaaaattaagaaaaatatgGTCATTAAAATTATATACAAAGTTTTGTTCTTAGATTTTATCATGAAAAAAGATTAaaaaatacttttattttttttaaaaaaactttaaTAAAGGTTTTATTGTAAAATAAAATGTATAGTACCTAATAATTTATTTGAAGTGTAGTAAAAATATCACTCGAAACAGTTTATACCAATGATTGTTTTGACTTtttagtgatgaaatattttgtAGTGTTTCAGTTTTGTTTTCAGCCTTTAATGAATCTGATTATGATAAATATTTTGGTTAGATATAATCTTTGAGTTAAAAATTTGTCGATACTAATTGTAGTTTGTGTAGGTCCAATATTTATGGGTATACGGTAATTGAAAATTGTTGTATTTGGAATCGACAAAGTCTCCGTCTAACTTCATTGACATCGTATTAAAGTGTCCGTACAAGATTGTTATATTCATGACGACGACGTGTAGTTAACAATATATACATGTCGCATGAGATATGTATTTGAGAATATGTTATAGTGATAATCATGTTGATATAAGTGATGCATGGATTGTTTTCTAATATATGGATTAATATAGCGTTATTTTAATCGTAGATGACTTTTATTCGTGAATGATTTCGACCTTTTTCCATATACTAATtcaataatattatttatttattttttaaaaattaattttataaattcgACTCAATTGTCTAACTATTTGTTTAAATTTATAAATCCTTTTAGAATTTTATGAAGTAATTCAATGACATTTTTCGTGATTAATCTGATTATATttctataaatattataaaatggaTCCAATCAAATAATATAACTTAATGTATTTATagtattaattaatttaaattaaatataggTTGTCAGTAATAAATTGGGacaaaatatatatattgaaCTATTGTATATTCCAGCGTAAATGTATAATACTTGATTTCAATTTGATTAACCCCACTTCATATCATGTGTATTTAACGAAATATTACATACTCCCTCAGTCCCACTTGATTGTTTACGTTACTTTTCGGCACACTTTTCAATGCTTCTTtaaaatatagtttcataatatttttttaatttttttgaataaaagttttatgtttaaacttgtattcaaaaaaaattgaaaaaatattatgaaactatcCTTTATAGAAGCCTCGAAATGCGTGCTGAATAGTAACGTAAACATCccagtgggacggagggagtatatgttagctaaaatatatatatatatatatatatatataataatatgatACAAAGTAGCAaatgtaaaataaaaaatatgattaTAAGTTATTAGTAAGTCTCAATAATTGAAATATCAAATATTTATTCGTTTAAAGACACACAAGCATACTTACCTAATATGTGTATGATTAACAACACATATGATTTAAGTAGCACAGTGGTTAAAACTCTTGCAAAGCAATTGTAAGATCTAGATTCGATTTCCTAGTAAATAATTTTTCCAATAAATAACACATACGATGGTAAAATAGTCATTTCGATGAGAatattttttctaataaataaaaCATACGGGGTAAAATAGTCATTTCAATGAGAATAAAAAATCTCATGAATTTTATCACCGTGTTCTCATATTATATATAGTAGAGATTAACATTGTCAAACTATTAGAAGGTCCATTCAGTACTTTCATTTATTAAAACACAATCTAACTACTTTATTCTGTAacttattaaaatatttataaaattttaataatttttttattaatatgtAGTTGTCAGGTATGAAATgcacacagagggggtgaatgtgtgtttcttgatttttaCTTATAAAAATTgtcaattatttttaataaatcaagtTAAGTGTTTAGGCTATCTTGAACTTAACAGTTTAAGTATGTTGTACGAAAAATTAATTAACTGTAACAAACGCAGAGAATTTTTTTTCTAAACTCACTTGAGCtttattaaaaatcaaatagGTTGTACTATAAACCTGAGTTCTAAAATATTAAAGAACTCAGCTCCCTCTTTAGAGAATACAAATAAAAAAACTAGACTATTTTGTTATATTGTGGAACAAAGGACGTGCGACATACTTTATAGAACAACATGCCCAGTTTACATAgattgcactaaaatagacttACATGTTTTCTAAAGCTATTTTGTCTTCAAGTGTTGCATATCTGCATACAATCTTTCAGGTCTGCTATACttctttgtccagttcatctttgctcttgatcttgcactcttcaagctgcatttgtaaactttccattttaatgataaaatggtTTATTAACTGGTAATCTGAAATCATCATGATATATGCATTCTTTAATTGAAGTTGTGATCGAGATCTTCAAAGTACAAaaatacttgtcgatatctccacttctctatatatattttggtttgtcgatatctccaattctctatATGTATTTGACTTGTCTATATCTTCACTTCTCTACATGCATTTGACTTGCCGATATCTACACTTTTCTACATGTATTTGACTTCTCAATAAACAAAGTGACTTCTATATAAGTGAGATGACTTCTCTACAtgtcaaattgacttctcgataagtttgAGCAGTTCTCAATATACTTCTTGATATTTCTTGATCTGTGACTTCTCGACatttgacttaaaacatttttcaagCTACAACATTATTCTTCACCAAGCTATATATCTTCATTCTAAGGCATGATCAgacttgatcttctttcagagatTTATTCCTAACTTGTTGGTTGTTTACTGAAAAATATTTCAGTCTAATCTTCTTCAACATTTTTACAGAATCCAAGAATACCACTACGGATTACATAAGAATTACAAGTAAACTTAATCTTAAgattgtcaatatgacttagtcttgttatattaAGGCATGTATTGCACAACAGTATTTATTTAGATTAATATTATATTCGTATCACGGGGTTGATTCATATTTTACTAAATTGTAATCAAATACGAATTCTTTGATAATAAAAATTTTTAAGGGTGCATGTTAAAAAAATGACATTATTACACGACACATGTAAAAGTTTGTAGCTTTAAAGTATATGTTAATAATAAATTTAGGGAAAATTTTTTATCattatttttaagatatattgaatttgaatatatttaaataatattttaataaataaataattaattaatatgagCTCTAATTCTAGCCGAGCGGCTTAAAAGATTCTCGAGCCCGAACTCGTTTATCCAACTCAACTCAGCTCGAGTTCAGTCAGAGATTCGAACTTGTTTAACTTAAACGAGCGGTTCAACTTGTTTAAAAATATGGACGCCCTTGGGTTTCGACCCGCGGACCTGGTTAAGTAATCTCCACTTGATTGAGACAGATAAGTCTTATTTTAATAGAACGGGGCCCGTAATAGTAGTAAACTGATCAATGATAAACAAAGAGGAATGAAAGCAAATGAACCGAAACTTTCAAAATGAGAGGATTTATCGAAAGCAATAGTGTTGGTGAATGAGAATGGATCAATGAGTGTGTGATGAGAGGTGTATATGTTTTAGCACTTATGCAAGAACCAGAAGTTGTATGGAATGGCACCATAGATTGGTCTTTGAAAGTGCAATAGATGTTACACAATTATTACTGTATTATATTATCAAAGGTTTCATATATTATAAGTCTAGCTAGACTGTGACTAGAAGCCCTTGAATATTTATTCATGTAAACGAATTTGTAATTTGAATTTACATATATGTACGGAGTATAGACCAACAATATTTACAGACTTTGAACCCTTAACCTTCTTATAAAATATTAACAACACCAATGAAGACAAGTACAAATGAAGGAATTAAGATCAGTATCCCCTATCAACTTTGCTGACAAATTCTTGAATTCTCGAGCAGGTTAAGAGTACGACCCCCGGGTATGGGTGAGTTACGTAGCAAAAAAAACTTTGTTGGCAAATGcatattttaatattttcatAATTGTGTCTAACATTTGTGCACTACATAAAAACACTAGATCTATGATTGTTATGTCTTATACTCCGAGAGTTTTGGTGCTGACACCTAATAGCAACCAATCCATAGTTCAATTGCACATAATTCGTGAGGTCCAAATAATCAATGCAATTTGTTCTTAGTATCCTCTTCTGAAATGACAGTTTGATAATTTTAATTTTAGCTACATCATCGACGCCTCTATGACTACATCTTTTAAGTAGAAGCATTTTGTTGTataagacatgcatgtactttaacaagactaagacaatttgtcaaccctaagtaagttgtattgttatcttaatttgtattttgtacttgtaacatttaaagtctgtaaaaatgcaaaggattAGAccggagtctttttcctgaaacagtatcaagcctaaggattatatctggaagaagatcaagaagatcatgcctcagaagaattttgaagaagtttggagttgaataaatttgtttggataaaaatactctaagtcaagatctctacaagttacagatttagtgttatagagaagtcattcgagaactccaaatgacttatcgagaagtcaggaaagctactagagaactcagagagatatcgacaagtcaagaagacatgaaggttgaAGATATCGgtaagtcatttcttcactagagaactcagagttatcgacaagtctacattcattagaaaactttgagttatcgataagtcaaagtccactagagaaatcagagatatagataagtcaaaattcactagagaactctaagttgtcaacaagacaaagtgaagacatgatgctgagagatctcgacaagctaaagtttaattcgagaactcagagacctttgtaagtcaaattcactagagcattagagatctcaataagtcattatacttatcgagatgtcaagatctctatatgcctaattggagatctcaagtaaaattctcaaagtacaaaaccacataccagttcaatattcaagattaacaatcaacaaacaatccaaacagctggattgacaagtctataaaaagaagcttgaagaatgtgcaagatcaatggtgaagattaactgacagaggaagattaaaattatcacaggatgctaaagatatgttaagccagaaatggaagatctacttttctataaatagaaatgacaagtgacagtttagaaaagctaatagcatgtcttattgtacactgtgtaaaccagcagttaactgaattataaagttaacactggtcctttagtcagttgtaacaatttagatagaagtcttgtaattctctcaagaagaagctaagttctttatcaacaaagagcctagaaattttgtagcaaaacattcttaattttaatataaaattaagtgagttttgaagatttgtgttctttattttctacaagcttaatttctgcatgaacacatttttactacaagatttaatttacttttttcaaccataaacattcaagaaaagctcaaaaatagtaaaacacattcgccccccctctgtgtgttattcatttcctaacaagtggtatcatagctaaatttgaaagtaaacagattcaagatcttggaagaatgaatacacagaaaatcagtagcatcaaaattcctacctttgacaaagctaactacactctttggaaaaagaaaatgatgctgtttatcaggatggtcAATCCACTCTACATTTAGATCCTAAAGAATGGGCCCTttactcctatggttagagttgaggaatctacagatggagacatggttatctcggcttattatgctccaaaagatccttctgagtatactgagcctgaaaaagagaaagtttccctggatagtggtttgcaattaatattgattgagtcacttgacaatgtgatgtacaacaacattatcaactgtgacactgccaaaaAAATATGGGAAAatattgagatactctgtgagggaaatgaggaagttagatcaaatcagagaaggatactgatttcacagtatgagggtttcatggctaagccaaaggaaagtataacagatgtgtttgaaagatttaacaagctgataaatcATTTACAGCTCTATGACAAATACTATAAAGCTGAAGAAGCGAACCTGAAGTTCCTGCTTACTCTccttgatcatttggaacagaaaatctcagtaATCAGGGAAGGGAcagacttgagcagaataacactggaagttctatatggaattctcaaaacatatgaactagaaatgatttaggaaatcattgagatctggtcaaggacatgttgtagatggctcaagtgctttaattgtaaatgaaagccaaacatctaatgataaaccaagatctcaaactccagttgcctcaacaagtgagcaaagaacaaatgattcacatgaacaagtcattccggaattggaaaaagatgagttctacactctttaagaactggatgagcttgatcagtcaatggcctatttggctagaaaaatttctaatattagagtaaaaaagccaagatacttcaagagtaaaggacagtctttcaacaaagacaacagctggaaagaaaaagggaagtacaattctgatagcaagaatggctgcaaaactggatctgttgacagatctaagataaggtgcttcaactgtgatgaactaggccactttgctacagaatgcaggaaacccaagaagacaaagaaagataaagcttatcttgaacttaaagcaaagtatgaaactcttctgaagaaacaacaaagcaaagcttatattgcagagggtaaaagttgggatgactctgaaaatgatgaagatgaagaatttggaaattatgcactcatggccttggagcaaggagaattatccttatctaaatcacaggtaccaactcttaccaccattgatttaaatgtgaatcaatataagaaaactgttgaaaagatgagcacataaatgtttcacatccacacaagcatggttgctgctaatgaagaagttagcagattaacaaagataaatgagaagattgaaagtgagaagcaaaaaactgaattgttgttggtggagcttgaagctttaaaacaagaaaatgcatatctaaagaacaagctcaagtgtgcaaatgaaattgaagcggtgctaagggagaagctggaaaagaatgaagtgaagctgaaatctttcagaaatgcatatgaactggttggacagtaccatgagaaaaacaagtcatgtgcaaacattgctattggccttgactatgatgctttgattgacaaaaagaagactgtaagtgacaaagggaaagcaaagaaaactgaaAATGATCCAACCTTCTtaaaagaggttaatgcacctatattcaaagcatgtgaagtcaacttcagtgaagaagaattgattatcaagcaagaaattgttgatgaggataaagagaagaaaactgaagaatcagttcagtcttccaatactgaagagaagctcatggacaaacaaagtcccaagactcctgttaaagaaaccaaaactgaagatgcaagaaagaaaaagaaaaatagaaataggaaaatagggataaacaaaagcaataattttgcttatgttgcagatgctcctagaaagaagtgtgaaaaatgtggctctgtaaattatctaactcacctttgtaaaaaggttgctggcaagccaactgaaggagcatgca is a genomic window containing:
- the LOC141713401 gene encoding sugar transporter ERD6-like 6, which encodes MSFREDSEDGRDLRKPFLHTGSWYRMGSRQSSMMGSSQAIRDSSISVLACVLIVALGPIQFGFTAGYSSPTQAAISSDLGLTVSEFSLFGSLSNVGAMVGAIASGQIAEYMGRKGSLMIAAIPNIIGWLAISFAKDSSFLYMGRLLEGFGVGIISYVVPVYIAEIAPQNLRGGLGSVNQLSVTIGIMLSYLLGLFANWRVLAVLGTLPCLVLIPGLFFIPESPRWLAKMGMTDDFESSLQVLRGFDTDISVEVNEIKRAVSSTSRRNAIRFGDLKQRKYWFPLMIGIGLLVFQQLTGINGVLFYSSTIFESAGIQSSNVATFGLGAIQVIATAVSTSLVDKTGRRILLIVSSSGMTISLLIVAGAFFAKGHVSETSTLYSILGYLSLVGVVGMVIAFSLGMGPIPWVIMSEILPVNIKGLAGSVATLANWSIAWLVTLTAPLLLSWSTGGTFSIYLLMCAFTLAFAASLVPETKGKTLEEIQGSFR